A part of Salmo salar chromosome ssa18, Ssal_v3.1, whole genome shotgun sequence genomic DNA contains:
- the si:dkey-191g9.5 gene encoding rap1 GTPase-GDP dissociation stimulator 1, whose translation MADMDSLTEALSAISVSTELVEQELKPHLDTLLAVLLEKKKGAAEEIASSGILPILTQTLRVKSPLTNQVALVVAEMAREAAVRDPCIDAGLVTVLVPLLNSADEELLLHTGRAIGRICFDNTAQQDQLVQCGVIPRLVAIMRENLENDPLVNVCLLALCNLADMDTTREALVDVGVAEVLTAQLKRATDAERRHIILEVLGSLGESDVLKLQFVESGVPEALSEMIRGLQGGSDPHDLCSIKIASNLIVSLLLGDESMQKCFGEGTGVVYRDVLSWLQSSNTQLQLSGALAIANFARNDSNCVKMLELGVVPHILTLLEQHVDEGDVSVQHAGLSALRNLAIPASNKVRMLEDGVTERIRTLLRSDMPPVQFKLLGTLRMMVDGQEEAAAVLGKDEVLLARIMEWCEARDHAGVRGEANRLLAALIRHSRAPEVINAVTKADGVRHLITMATSEHLIMQNEALVALAIASAIDIASMQESFREAELLPTLQKMLDDPVGTVEFKFSALGLICSLASSSSMKEEMESLNLKETLNKLSGHSSTNVATQADTVLAMLSETS comes from the exons AGAAGGGAGCTGCTGAGGAGATCGCCTCCAGTGGGATCCTTCCCATCTTAACCCAGACCCTCAGGGTGAAGAGTCCTCTCACCAACCAAGTGGCGTTGGTGGTGGCAGAAATGGCCAGGGAAG CGGCGGTGAGGGACCCGTGCATTGATGCGGGGCTGGTGACGGTTCTGGTGCCCCTGCTGAACAGTGCAGACGAGGAGCTGCTGCTCCACACTGGCAGAGCCATCGGACGCATCTGCTTCGACAACA cggCCCAGCAGGATCAGCTGGTGCAGTGTGGGGTGATCCCCAGGCTGGTGGCCATCATGAGGGAGAACCTAGAGAACGACCCACTGGTCAACGTGTGTCTGCTGGCCCTCTGTAACCTGGCCGACATGG ACACAACGCGGGAGGCTCTGGTAGATGTGGGCGTGGCAGAGGTGCTGACGGCCCAGCTAAAACGGGCTACTGACGCAGAGAGAAGACACATCATACTGGAGGTTCTGGGATcactgggagagagtg ATGTTCTGAAGCTGCAGTTTGTGGAGTCGGGGGTTCCTGAGGCTCTGTCCGAGATGATTCGGGGGCTACAGGGTGGCTCTGACCCCCATGACCTCTGTAGCATCAAGATCGCCTCTAACCTCATCGTTTCCCTCCTGCTGGGAG ATGAGTCCATGCAGAAGTGTTTTGGCGAGGGCACGGGGGTGGTCTACCGGGATGTACTCTCTTGGCTGCAGTCCTCCAACACTCAGCTGCAACTGTCTGGAGCCTTGGCCATCGCCAACTTTGCCAGGAATG ACAGTAActgtgtgaagatgttggagtTAGGAGTGGTTCCTCATATCCTGACCCTACTGGAGCAGCATGTGGACGAAGGCGACGTGTCCGTCCAGCATGCCGGACTGAGTGCGCTCAGAAACCTGGCGATCCCAG CCAGTAATAAGGTGAGGATGCTGGAGGACGGGGTGACAGAGAGAATCAGGACCTTGCTGCGCTCTGACATGCCCCCAGTGCAGTTCAAACTGCTGGGCACCCTGCGCATGATGGTGGATGGACAAG AGGAGGCAGCTGCAGTGCTGGGTAAAGATGAGGTTTTGTTGGCGAGGATCATGGAGTGGTGTGAGGCACGGGACCATGCAGGGGTCAGGGGAGAGGCCAACCGCCTCCTGGCCGCCCTTATTAGACACAGCCGTGCCCCG GAAGTCATCAACGCTGTAACCAAAGCAGATGGGGTGCGACACCTCATCACCATGGCAACCAGCGAACACTTGATCATGCAGAATGAAGCCCTGGTGGCCCTGGCGATTGCATCTGCCATTGACATCG CCTCCATGCAGGAATCATTCCGAGAGGCAGAGCTCTTGCCCACACTGCAGAAGATGCTGGATGACCCAGTGGGGACGGTGGAGTTCAAGTTCAGTGCCCTAGGGCTTATCTGTAGCCTGGCCAGCTCCA GCTCGATGAAGGAAGAAATGGAATCTCTTAACCTGAAGGAGACGCTCAACAAGCTCTCTGGTCACTCCAGCACCAATGTAGCCACACAGGCCGACACAGTGCTGGCCATGCTTTCTGAAACCAGCTAG
- the si:dkey-191g9.7 gene encoding GRIN2-like protein, with amino-acid sequence MAESGHPVSALYPPGGSVSPDSALCTDPLLPLSKSSTDGLTGPLRQEELRKGSSEHTAPCSQRDRETGRQGPSQAVQHNIQPHTSDRVDPRNAVRPHTAHHHEEGVTNHGHQALSAFGESQAPHPLSSSQRDLGGLDLSRLPVQRSYSDTLHMLREVPAPPPHSETNCPSCPGRDNLSQDASRKALSTLACKQPVQLQHGNTTTTNPTACRWGNGGGGRPTQQPQAGCVRVGAPSPSNTAAKVGGEAQRLQSCEEAICYCTFVHPHGTLKDTFAAYCHPPTLLSLPRLMSSVSETALDAKRLLQCCNLNCNLNCSWANTLHPSGALQQDIQEYSCMSSNNRATRDTGTMMSPRELRDVGVQTGQVHETCPAHVFPQVCLVEENGNENGNKNENRNETDTSQKPPVKEVKWDAEGMTWEVYGASVDPEELGLAIQKHLELQIKETAGRTAKLSRQDTATSRKSSGGAGGWRKMSGVLGYIRTPACCARSSTAVD; translated from the coding sequence ATGGCAGAGAGTGGGCATCCCGTGTCAGCACTATACCCACCAGGGGGCAGTGTTTCCCCTGATTCTGCCCTCTGCAccgaccccctcctacctctctctaagAGCTCCACAGATGGGCTGACAGGTCCTCTGAGGCAGGAGGAACTCAGGAAGGGCTCCAGTGAGCATACGGCTCCTTGCTCccaaagagacagagaaacaggcagACAGGGGCCTTCTCAGGCCGTCCAGCACAACATCCAACCGCACACATCTGACCGAGTGGACCCCAGGAATGCTGTCCGCCCTCACACAGCCCATCACCACGAGGAGGGCGTCACCAATCATGGTCACCAAGCCTTATCAGCCTTCGGAGAGAGCCAGGCGCCCCACCCCTTATCATCATCACAGAGAGACCTGGGAGGACTGGATCTGTCCAGGCTGCCTGTCCAGAGGAGTTACTCAGATACCCTCCACATGCTCAGGGAGGTCCCTGCCCCCCCACCTCACAGTGAAACCAACTGCCCTTCGTGCCCAGGGAGAGACAACCTTTCCCAGGATGCCTCTCGTAAGGCTCTCTCCACCTTAGCCTGCAAGCAGCCCGTCCAGCTCCAGCACGGCAATACAACCACAACCAACCCCACTGCCTGCAGATGGGGAAACGGCGGGGGAGGCAGACCCACACAGCAGCCTCAGGCCGGGTGTGTCAGGGTTGGTGCCCCTAGCCCCTCTAACACAGCTGCTAAGGTCGGCGGTGAGGCCCAACGCCTACAATCATGTGAGGAGGCCATCTGCTACTGCACTTTCGTCCACCCCCACGGGACGTTGAAGGACACGTTTGCGGCATACTGccacccccctaccctcctctccctccctcgcctcaTGTCCTCCGTCAGCGAGACAGCGCTGGATGCCAAGCGCCTGCTGCAATGCTGCAACCTCAATTGCAACCTCAACTGCTCCTGGGCCAACACTCTACACCCTAGTGGAGCCCTGCAGCAGGACATTCAGGAATATAGCTGTATGAGCAGCAACAATAGAGCCACCAGGGACACAGGGACCATGATGTCCCCCAGGGAGCTCAGGGACGTGGGGGTGCAGACAGGCCAGGTCCACGAGACGTGTCCGGCCCACGTGTTCCCCCAGGTCTGCCTGGTGGAGGAGAACGGGAATGAGAACGGGAACAAGAACGAGAACAGGAATGAGACGGACACGTCCCAGAAACCCCCGGTGAAGGAGGTGAAGTGGGATGCGGAAGGGATGACATGGGAGGTGTACGGGGCTTCTGTGGATCCTGAGGAGCTGGGCCTGGCCATCCAAAAGCACCTGGAGCTGCAGATCAAGGAGACTGCTGGCCGCACTGCCAAGCTGTCCCGCCAGGATACAGCTACATCCAGGAAGAGCAGCGGTGGTGCCGGTGGCTGGAGGAAGATGAGCGGAGTGTTGGGCTATATCAGGACCCCAGCCTGCTGCGCACGCTCCAGCACCGCCGTGGACTGA